The following proteins come from a genomic window of Streptomyces liliiviolaceus:
- a CDS encoding DUF4190 domain-containing protein, whose product MAHYGQPAYPYPGHHQDPASRTSNGLAVAALVLGIAACVFFWTVFGGVLLGLVGLVLGIIAARRARGGRAPHRGMAIVGAVLSALAVIASSVIVAIGVSFLTSDSFKDYNDCVQHADNKSERDQCSKDFERDINGN is encoded by the coding sequence ATGGCTCACTATGGTCAGCCTGCCTACCCCTATCCCGGACATCACCAGGACCCTGCGTCCAGGACCAGCAACGGTCTGGCGGTCGCGGCCCTGGTGCTCGGCATCGCGGCCTGCGTGTTCTTCTGGACGGTCTTCGGGGGCGTCCTCCTGGGCCTGGTGGGGCTGGTACTCGGAATCATCGCCGCCCGGCGTGCCCGCGGCGGACGTGCCCCGCACCGGGGCATGGCCATCGTGGGCGCGGTCCTGAGCGCCCTCGCCGTCATCGCGTCGTCCGTCATCGTCGCGATCGGCGTCTCCTTCCTCACCTCGGACTCGTTCAAGGACTACAACGACTGCGTCCAGCACGCGGACAACAAGTCCGAACGCGACCAGTGTTCCAAGGACTTCGAACGCGACATCAACGGCAACTGA
- a CDS encoding MFS transporter: protein MNATTTDSPWAPLAARVFRALWIAQLVSNIGTWMQTVGAQWLLVGDSAALMTLVQTAASLPVVLLALPSGVIADRFDRRTVLVTAQFAMLAVSAALAVLAFLDALSPTVLLLLTFLLGCGTALMGPAWQAIQPELVARERLGQAAALGAVNMNLARAVGPALGGAVVAAAGAGWVFAFNAASYLGIATVLLLWRRPAAATVPPATGEGLLAALYAGRRYVWNAPGVRRVLLRTLLFIPGGAALWALLPLTASRSLGLGSGGYGLLLAAVGAGAVGGAFLLPRAHRLLGANGTLAAGAVMFAGVLAVLATVRTPWVVALALLPAGLAWIAVLSTLNAAVQTRLPGWVRARGLSVYLLVFQGGQALAAPLWGTVADWLGLTACLLIAGAAMLLSAASVRRWPLHDAEGIDPAPSDHWPTPPLVFAPGEADGPTGPVLVSVVYRVQAENRAEFTDRMHHVARSRRRTGALSWGLYQDGHAPERFIENYLVSSWAEHLDQHHVRLTATDRRFEEEARALLIPGSPPEVTHAFDTSAGPPVRPSSPSAGVEDGKVRSPRIPR from the coding sequence ATGAACGCCACCACCACCGACTCCCCCTGGGCGCCGCTCGCGGCACGTGTCTTCCGCGCGCTGTGGATCGCCCAGTTGGTCTCCAACATCGGCACCTGGATGCAGACGGTGGGCGCCCAGTGGCTCCTCGTCGGGGACAGTGCCGCGCTGATGACGCTGGTGCAGACGGCGGCCAGCCTGCCCGTCGTGCTGCTGGCGCTGCCCTCCGGGGTGATCGCCGACCGCTTCGACCGGCGTACGGTGCTGGTGACCGCGCAGTTCGCGATGCTGGCGGTGTCCGCGGCGCTGGCCGTACTCGCGTTCCTGGACGCCCTGTCGCCGACGGTCCTGCTCCTCCTGACGTTCCTGCTGGGCTGCGGCACCGCGCTGATGGGCCCGGCCTGGCAGGCGATCCAGCCCGAACTGGTCGCGCGGGAGCGGCTCGGCCAGGCGGCGGCGCTCGGCGCGGTGAACATGAATCTCGCCCGTGCCGTCGGCCCGGCCCTCGGCGGGGCGGTGGTCGCGGCGGCGGGCGCGGGCTGGGTCTTCGCCTTCAACGCCGCGTCCTATCTGGGCATCGCGACCGTCCTCCTGCTGTGGCGGCGCCCCGCCGCGGCGACCGTGCCGCCCGCCACGGGTGAAGGGCTGCTGGCAGCCCTGTACGCGGGCCGCCGTTACGTCTGGAACGCGCCCGGCGTCCGCCGGGTCCTGCTGCGCACACTGCTGTTCATCCCCGGCGGCGCCGCCCTGTGGGCCTTGCTGCCGCTGACCGCGAGCCGCTCGCTCGGCCTCGGCTCCGGCGGCTACGGACTGCTCCTCGCGGCGGTGGGCGCCGGTGCGGTGGGCGGAGCCTTTCTGCTGCCCCGCGCCCATCGTCTGCTGGGCGCCAACGGCACTCTCGCGGCAGGCGCCGTGATGTTCGCCGGGGTGCTCGCGGTACTGGCCACCGTCCGCACCCCGTGGGTGGTCGCGCTCGCCCTGCTCCCGGCGGGCCTCGCCTGGATCGCCGTGCTGTCCACGCTCAACGCGGCCGTACAAACCCGGCTCCCCGGCTGGGTCAGGGCCCGCGGCCTCTCCGTCTATCTCCTGGTCTTCCAGGGCGGGCAGGCGCTGGCCGCACCCCTGTGGGGCACGGTCGCCGACTGGCTCGGGCTGACCGCCTGTCTGCTGATCGCCGGCGCCGCGATGCTGCTGAGCGCGGCCAGCGTACGGCGGTGGCCGCTGCATGACGCCGAAGGCATCGACCCCGCGCCGTCCGACCACTGGCCGACCCCTCCCCTGGTGTTCGCGCCCGGGGAGGCCGACGGCCCGACAGGCCCGGTCCTGGTCTCCGTCGTCTACCGGGTCCAGGCGGAGAACCGGGCCGAGTTCACGGACCGGATGCACCACGTGGCCCGCTCCCGGCGCCGTACCGGAGCCCTGTCCTGGGGCCTCTACCAGGACGGCCACGCCCCGGAGCGGTTCATCGAGAACTACCTGGTCTCCTCCTGGGCCGAGCACCTGGACCAGCACCACGTCCGGCTGACGGCCACCGACCGCCGCTTCGAGGAGGAGGCCCGGGCGCTGCTCATCCCGGGCAGCCCGCCCGAGGTGACACACGCCTTCGACACCTCGGCGGGACCGCCGGTACGGCCCTCGTCCCCGAGCGCGGGAGTCGAGGACGGGAAGGTCAGAAGTCCTCGGATTCCGCGATGA
- a CDS encoding helix-turn-helix domain-containing protein — protein MSLEERMRSAVAALLHAAGESQTELAAALGVSQAQVSRRQSGAAAWSLADCEAVAAHYGITAYDLLAGPTRAVEALPPGRRRMPGRPASGVRPAAVDGTI, from the coding sequence ATGAGCCTTGAGGAGCGGATGCGATCGGCCGTTGCCGCGCTCCTTCATGCGGCCGGTGAGTCGCAGACCGAGCTCGCCGCCGCGCTGGGGGTGAGTCAGGCGCAGGTGAGCCGTCGTCAGTCGGGGGCTGCTGCGTGGAGCCTGGCCGACTGCGAGGCGGTGGCGGCGCACTACGGCATCACCGCGTACGACCTTCTGGCCGGTCCGACCCGGGCCGTCGAGGCCCTGCCTCCGGGGCGCCGCCGTATGCCTGGCCGCCCGGCTTCCGGTGTTCGCCCTGCGGCCGTGGACGGGACGATCTGA
- a CDS encoding AraC-like ligand-binding domain-containing protein — translation MPTAIDSHEERRPHPAVPAGGRSTVLTTRSVAPSESLDYWHHAVFDTLVGMDITTEGGSYDASMRTDHLGNMQITTVECDPGHVHRTPRSIARGDGRQVFVAVQSAGRAQVEQDGRTTELRTGDIGFFETVRPFRTAFPERFRMKIFAVPRALLQLPDGGLRQLTGRSVPPRGGLPALLAPMLDRLADTSASYATPTADRLAESVIDLMAATAADQLGADPAELPGADGVLLLRVRTYIRWHLSDPGLTPSAIAGAHGISVRGLHRLFEAEDSTVCQWIREQRLQECRKELAARPPGSVTLGQVARRWGFTGPAALGKAFRTAFGLSPTDWRDRVWAGTASC, via the coding sequence ATGCCAACCGCGATCGACTCCCACGAGGAGAGACGTCCGCACCCGGCCGTACCGGCGGGCGGGCGGAGCACCGTGCTGACCACCCGCTCGGTCGCGCCGAGCGAGAGCCTGGACTACTGGCACCACGCCGTGTTCGACACCCTGGTCGGGATGGACATCACCACCGAAGGCGGTTCCTACGACGCCAGCATGCGGACGGACCACCTGGGAAACATGCAGATCACCACGGTGGAGTGCGACCCCGGCCATGTCCACCGGACGCCGCGTTCCATCGCCCGCGGCGACGGACGCCAGGTCTTCGTGGCCGTTCAGAGCGCCGGCCGGGCCCAGGTCGAACAGGACGGCCGCACCACCGAGCTGCGGACCGGGGACATCGGGTTCTTCGAGACCGTCCGCCCCTTCCGCACCGCTTTCCCGGAACGCTTCCGGATGAAGATCTTCGCGGTCCCGCGCGCGCTGCTCCAGCTCCCCGACGGCGGCCTGCGGCAGCTCACCGGCCGCTCGGTACCTCCGCGCGGCGGGCTGCCCGCCCTGCTCGCGCCGATGCTGGACCGGCTGGCGGACACCTCCGCGTCGTACGCGACGCCTACGGCCGACCGGCTGGCCGAGAGCGTCATCGACCTGATGGCGGCGACCGCGGCGGACCAGCTGGGGGCGGACCCCGCCGAACTGCCGGGCGCCGACGGCGTGCTGCTGCTGCGCGTCAGGACGTACATCCGCTGGCACCTGTCGGACCCCGGACTGACCCCGTCCGCCATCGCAGGTGCGCACGGCATCTCGGTCCGCGGTCTGCACCGGCTGTTCGAGGCCGAGGACAGCACGGTGTGCCAGTGGATCCGCGAACAGCGGCTGCAGGAGTGCCGCAAGGAACTCGCCGCCCGGCCGCCGGGCTCCGTCACCCTGGGGCAGGTCGCCCGGCGCTGGGGGTTCACCGGCCCGGCCGCGCTCGGCAAGGCCTTCCGTACCGCCTTCGGACTGTCACCGACGGACTGGCGGGACCGGGTGTGGGCGGGAACGGCGTCATGCTGA
- a CDS encoding NUDIX hydrolase, whose translation MRRFLARLWRLLRPLQNRIVWTLNAKFVVGVIGVVRDDEGRVLLLRHRMWSPNRQWGLPSGFAHKGEDFRNTVVREVKEETGLDVEVGRLVMLNSGFRTRMEVAYEARLLGGELRLDPFEILEARWCRPDDLPQGIQPVCLPLVRGETTP comes from the coding sequence GTGCGACGATTCCTTGCCCGCCTCTGGCGGCTCCTGCGCCCCCTTCAGAACCGCATTGTGTGGACCCTGAACGCCAAATTCGTGGTGGGCGTGATCGGTGTCGTGCGTGACGACGAGGGACGGGTCCTGCTGCTCCGGCACCGTATGTGGTCGCCGAACCGCCAATGGGGTCTGCCCAGCGGTTTCGCACACAAGGGTGAGGACTTCCGGAACACCGTGGTTCGCGAGGTCAAGGAGGAGACCGGTCTCGATGTGGAAGTGGGCCGTCTGGTCATGCTGAACAGCGGCTTCCGTACCCGCATGGAGGTGGCCTACGAGGCACGGCTCCTCGGCGGTGAGCTGCGCCTCGACCCCTTCGAGATCCTGGAAGCCCGCTGGTGCCGCCCCGATGACCTCCCCCAGGGCATCCAGCCCGTGTGCCTGCCCCTGGTACGCGGCGAAACCACCCCCTGA
- a CDS encoding transcriptional regulator: MPERNIEFGKYGARGLKGHEAVARQLDDLAGYIATPVSARRGLQARLHYLTRTTHARQAARAAGLTVTDRTLRAWQAGTRSPTRKNLERIEQAYRTVRRENVARYLTARLNRDGRGTRVEIHPINQSQVDRPRQRAVELRHLNVRNWDRIVSAWTAGDDRQLDEAWVDQVIDLGSQWGQYEYVTNIGFAA, from the coding sequence ATGCCTGAGCGGAACATCGAATTCGGTAAGTACGGTGCTCGCGGCCTCAAGGGCCACGAGGCCGTCGCCCGCCAGTTGGACGACCTGGCCGGCTACATCGCCACCCCCGTCTCCGCCCGCCGCGGCCTGCAGGCCCGCCTCCACTACCTCACCCGCACCACCCACGCCCGTCAGGCGGCCCGCGCAGCGGGCCTGACGGTCACCGACCGCACCCTGCGTGCCTGGCAGGCCGGTACCCGCAGTCCGACACGGAAGAATCTGGAGCGCATCGAGCAGGCCTACCGCACGGTGCGGCGCGAGAACGTCGCCCGCTACCTCACAGCCCGCCTCAACCGTGACGGCCGCGGCACCCGCGTGGAGATCCACCCGATCAACCAGTCCCAGGTCGACCGGCCGCGCCAGCGCGCGGTGGAGCTGCGGCATCTCAACGTGCGCAACTGGGACCGGATCGTCAGCGCGTGGACGGCCGGCGACGACCGGCAGCTGGACGAGGCCTGGGTCGACCAGGTCATCGACCTCGGCTCCCAGTGGGGCCAGTACGAATACGTCACCAACATCGGCTTCGCCGCCTGA
- a CDS encoding helix-turn-helix domain-containing protein, with protein MADFEAIDALLATASSERTPLPSAEERRRLREGLHLSRAQLAQALGVGPSTVGGWESGRDPSGEVREKYAYFLEGARTKLEAVTENTAAATDAEPGDDEPTEPDSAQAGQTPESHDDDGGGDVLAVAQPCVLCGQPARHQVEGFPQHLDPAECAPAAPASVPAQAEKPAPRTAPRQPAPARKSRPAASGVKVVPVGRRLQAADAPDRIGAAVAAALAEHAGDVEAATAALIKRAIPDAMALLDDTRKGGRYDVVAHPWLPDILRKQTARGADQVWEARPKWSRPELPAGVHEITALDVNGAYLSALKTHLPLGQLEHSTGNHHDRRRAGLHLITPPAWEHDPYLPNPIGNRDEPGPLWVTEPTLRLLLRLSGPKYGMCDPPEIHESWTSGATEGLLEKFRIALKDARDRAISDDDQVTLEYVKAMYSKFVSTLGESNYNRELYRTDWMHLIRAQAFANLWWKAHRAYDEGLMVVRAMGTDELHVTGDWRAVFPEGRGVAEVKVKDTYTVGTDPSAAAEPSPDAS; from the coding sequence ATGGCGGACTTCGAGGCGATCGACGCCCTGCTCGCAACCGCGTCGTCGGAGCGGACTCCGCTGCCGTCGGCCGAGGAACGGCGCCGGCTGCGCGAGGGCCTGCACCTCTCGCGCGCACAGCTCGCACAGGCTCTGGGGGTCGGCCCCTCCACGGTGGGCGGCTGGGAGTCCGGGCGGGACCCGAGCGGGGAGGTGCGGGAGAAATACGCGTACTTCCTTGAGGGCGCCCGCACCAAGCTGGAGGCCGTCACCGAGAACACCGCGGCCGCGACCGACGCGGAGCCCGGCGACGACGAGCCGACGGAACCTGACTCGGCGCAAGCTGGTCAGACCCCGGAGTCGCACGACGATGACGGCGGCGGCGACGTGCTGGCTGTCGCGCAGCCGTGCGTACTGTGCGGGCAGCCGGCCCGCCATCAGGTCGAAGGGTTCCCCCAGCACCTGGACCCCGCCGAGTGTGCCCCGGCCGCACCTGCGTCCGTGCCCGCGCAGGCAGAGAAGCCCGCGCCTCGCACTGCACCGCGGCAGCCGGCGCCCGCCAGGAAGTCGCGCCCCGCGGCGTCCGGCGTGAAGGTCGTCCCGGTCGGCCGCCGTCTGCAGGCCGCCGACGCCCCGGACCGGATCGGCGCTGCGGTGGCGGCCGCGCTCGCCGAACACGCCGGGGATGTCGAGGCGGCGACCGCCGCTCTGATCAAGCGGGCGATCCCGGATGCGATGGCGCTGCTGGACGACACCCGCAAGGGCGGGCGTTACGACGTCGTCGCGCATCCGTGGCTGCCGGACATCCTGCGCAAGCAGACGGCACGCGGCGCCGACCAGGTGTGGGAGGCCCGCCCCAAGTGGAGCCGTCCCGAACTGCCCGCGGGCGTGCACGAGATCACCGCGCTGGACGTCAACGGCGCCTACCTGTCCGCCCTCAAGACCCACCTGCCGCTCGGTCAGCTGGAACACTCCACCGGCAATCACCACGACCGCCGCCGCGCCGGCCTGCACCTGATCACCCCACCCGCCTGGGAGCACGACCCCTACCTGCCCAACCCGATCGGCAACCGTGACGAACCCGGCCCCCTGTGGGTCACCGAACCCACCCTGCGCCTCCTGCTGCGCCTGTCCGGGCCGAAGTACGGGATGTGCGACCCGCCCGAGATCCACGAGTCGTGGACGTCCGGGGCGACCGAGGGGCTATTGGAGAAGTTCCGCATCGCGCTGAAGGACGCCCGGGACCGGGCGATCTCCGACGACGACCAGGTGACGCTGGAGTACGTGAAGGCCATGTACTCCAAGTTCGTCTCCACCCTGGGGGAGTCGAACTACAACCGCGAGCTCTACCGCACCGACTGGATGCACCTCATCCGCGCCCAGGCCTTCGCGAACCTGTGGTGGAAAGCCCACCGCGCCTACGACGAAGGCCTGATGGTCGTCCGTGCGATGGGTACCGACGAACTCCACGTCACCGGCGACTGGCGGGCCGTCTTCCCCGAAGGCCGCGGCGTGGCCGAGGTGAAGGTCAAGGACACCTACACCGTCGGCACCGACCCCAGTGCCGCCGCCGAGCCCTCGCCGGACGCTTCCTGA
- a CDS encoding DUF5709 domain-containing protein — MTDETMGDEVYQPDGSEVQDDAGVLDASDTLDYRAGTEALDEGYSPPERPWAVEHTGVTAAEAQRGETLDERLAEEVPDIRVPEGDDLGDSPDTDGELLDDEVGDLRAGRLLAPDEGTHEVTESDLFASDRGLDGAGASAEEAAMHVIAESEDF; from the coding sequence ATGACCGACGAGACGATGGGTGACGAGGTCTACCAGCCGGACGGTTCGGAGGTGCAGGACGACGCGGGCGTGCTGGACGCCTCGGACACGCTGGACTACCGGGCCGGCACGGAAGCCCTGGACGAGGGGTATTCGCCCCCGGAGCGGCCCTGGGCCGTCGAGCACACGGGTGTCACGGCGGCGGAGGCGCAGCGCGGGGAGACCCTCGACGAGCGTCTGGCCGAGGAGGTGCCGGACATCCGCGTCCCGGAGGGCGACGACCTCGGCGACAGCCCGGACACGGACGGCGAACTCCTCGACGACGAGGTCGGCGACCTCCGTGCCGGCCGGCTCCTCGCACCCGACGAGGGCACGCACGAGGTCACCGAGTCCGACCTGTTCGCCTCCGACCGCGGCCTGGACGGCGCCGGGGCGTCGGCGGAGGAGGCCGCGATGCACGTCATCGCGGAATCCGAGGACTTCTGA
- a CDS encoding helix-turn-helix domain-containing protein produces MLTGHAPWVSCSTRDLVPDDRLPSWQRALSRTFVDVEVTVEQDRPWDGDLTADRLGVLQIATQEFGPGTVLRGARAVAADPRTHLLVRRQLEGTARLLQDGRTAELRPGDLAFLDARRPFRIVLPERQRARILMVPRALLRLEERQLHALTATVVDESAEGAAGLLLPLLDGLVDEVARAGSLRREQLARAVVDILATVALEQAGRPPEPADLWVRITESVRTRLGEPGLGPQTIADQHGISLRYLHQLFQRHDTTVGAWVRTRRLEAAHEELVHPATAHRPVAAVAVRWGFTSPSHFSRAFRDMYGMSPAQWRRAAGAVRAED; encoded by the coding sequence ATGCTGACCGGCCACGCCCCCTGGGTGTCCTGCTCCACCCGGGACCTGGTGCCCGACGATCGTCTCCCCTCCTGGCAGCGCGCCCTCTCACGGACCTTCGTGGACGTCGAGGTCACCGTGGAGCAGGACCGTCCGTGGGACGGCGACCTGACCGCCGACCGACTCGGCGTGCTCCAGATCGCCACCCAGGAGTTCGGCCCCGGAACCGTGCTGCGCGGGGCTCGCGCGGTGGCCGCCGACCCACGGACCCACCTCCTGGTACGCCGACAGCTGGAGGGCACCGCCCGACTGCTGCAGGACGGCCGCACCGCCGAACTCCGCCCCGGCGACCTGGCCTTCCTCGACGCCCGGCGGCCCTTTCGGATCGTGCTCCCCGAGCGGCAGCGGGCGCGGATCCTCATGGTGCCCCGGGCGCTGCTGCGCCTGGAGGAACGGCAACTGCACGCCCTCACGGCCACGGTGGTGGACGAGAGCGCGGAGGGCGCGGCCGGCCTCCTGCTGCCGTTGCTCGACGGACTCGTCGACGAGGTCGCACGGGCCGGTTCGCTCCGGCGTGAGCAACTCGCCCGTGCCGTCGTGGACATCCTGGCGACCGTGGCCCTCGAACAGGCCGGACGGCCGCCCGAACCGGCGGACCTGTGGGTACGGATCACCGAGTCCGTCCGCACCCGCCTGGGCGAACCCGGTCTCGGCCCGCAGACCATCGCCGACCAGCACGGCATCTCGCTGCGCTATCTGCACCAGCTCTTCCAGCGGCACGACACCACCGTGGGCGCCTGGGTGCGCACCCGGCGACTGGAAGCCGCCCACGAGGAACTCGTCCACCCCGCGACGGCCCACCGTCCGGTTGCCGCGGTGGCTGTCCGGTGGGGGTTCACCAGCCCCTCCCACTTCAGCCGGGCGTTCCGCGACATGTACGGGATGTCACCGGCGCAGTGGCGCAGGGCGGCGGGCGCGGTCCGCGCGGAGGACTGA
- a CDS encoding S1 family peptidase: MALFFGWSVAVGSVGHADARAERQAAVVVRGGDTLYSTVSRCTVGFNARSGSTMYAFVSGRFAQGATTWYADAALTVSVGVTAGVSFPGNDYASVRYTNTTASYPGEVSLGAGAGTRDITGAASPVVGQSICHVGRVGGYRCGSIQAVNVTVNYGGGVVSGLFRSSICSEPGDTGGPAFSGGTAIGVIVGSSGNCSVGGVTYYQPVVEWLSVYGLSIY, from the coding sequence ATGGCGTTGTTCTTCGGTTGGTCCGTTGCCGTCGGATCGGTCGGTCACGCCGATGCGCGGGCGGAGCGGCAGGCGGCTGTCGTGGTGCGTGGGGGTGACACGCTCTACAGCACGGTCAGCCGCTGCACGGTGGGCTTCAACGCCCGTTCCGGGTCCACCATGTACGCGTTCGTTTCGGGTCGGTTTGCTCAGGGCGCCACCACCTGGTACGCCGATGCCGCTCTGACCGTCAGCGTCGGTGTCACCGCGGGGGTGAGCTTCCCGGGCAACGACTACGCGAGTGTCCGGTACACGAACACGACCGCTTCCTACCCGGGTGAGGTGTCGCTGGGCGCCGGCGCCGGTACACGCGACATCACGGGCGCGGCGAGTCCCGTGGTCGGGCAGTCGATCTGCCATGTCGGGCGGGTCGGCGGCTACCGCTGCGGCAGCATCCAAGCGGTCAATGTCACCGTCAACTACGGCGGGGGAGTGGTGTCCGGACTGTTCAGGTCGTCCATCTGCTCCGAGCCGGGAGACACCGGAGGTCCGGCCTTCTCGGGCGGCACGGCGATCGGCGTCATCGTCGGCAGCAGCGGGAACTGCAGCGTAGGTGGGGTCACTTACTACCAGCCGGTGGTCGAGTGGCTGTCCGTGTACGGCCTGAGTATCTATTGA
- a CDS encoding alpha/beta hydrolase, which translates to MSEAFTPVEPVLEPAAAAFAEATANPPYLFDLAPADGRKAVDEVQSGEIAKPAIDEEWITVSGGPTGTVRARIVKPAGATGTLPVIIYIHGAGWVFGNAHTHDRLVRELAVGANAAVVFPEYDLSPEARYPVAIEQNWTVARWVVEQGATKDLDATRIAVAGDSVGGNMTAALTLMAKERGGVPLLQQVLFYPVTDANFDTNSYHQFATGYFLRRDGMQWFWDQYTTDEAERAQITASPLRATTEQLTGLPKALVITGEADVLRDEGEAYANKLREAGVAVTAVRFQGVIHDFVMLNALRETHAADTAISLAVSTLHEALHAG; encoded by the coding sequence ATGTCCGAAGCCTTCACGCCCGTCGAGCCCGTGCTCGAACCCGCCGCCGCGGCCTTCGCCGAGGCGACCGCCAACCCGCCCTACCTCTTCGACCTCGCCCCCGCGGACGGCCGCAAGGCCGTCGACGAGGTGCAGTCCGGCGAGATCGCCAAGCCGGCGATCGACGAAGAGTGGATCACGGTGTCGGGCGGCCCCACGGGCACCGTCCGGGCCCGCATCGTGAAGCCCGCCGGCGCCACGGGCACCCTGCCGGTCATCATCTACATCCACGGCGCCGGCTGGGTCTTCGGCAACGCCCACACCCACGACCGCCTGGTGCGCGAACTGGCCGTCGGGGCCAACGCCGCGGTCGTCTTCCCCGAGTACGACCTCTCGCCCGAGGCGCGCTACCCCGTCGCCATCGAGCAGAACTGGACCGTGGCGCGCTGGGTCGTCGAGCAGGGCGCGACCAAGGACCTGGACGCCACCCGGATCGCGGTGGCCGGTGACTCGGTCGGCGGCAACATGACCGCCGCCCTCACCCTGATGGCGAAGGAGCGCGGCGGAGTCCCGCTGCTCCAGCAGGTCCTGTTCTACCCGGTGACCGACGCGAACTTCGACACCAACTCCTACCACCAGTTCGCCACGGGCTACTTCCTGCGTCGCGACGGCATGCAGTGGTTCTGGGACCAGTACACGACCGACGAGGCCGAGCGCGCCCAGATCACCGCGTCCCCGCTGCGCGCCACCACCGAGCAGCTCACGGGTCTGCCCAAGGCCCTGGTCATCACGGGTGAGGCCGACGTCCTGCGCGACGAGGGCGAGGCCTACGCCAACAAGCTGCGCGAGGCCGGCGTGGCCGTCACCGCCGTCCGGTTCCAGGGCGTCATCCACGACTTCGTGATGCTCAACGCCCTGCGCGAGACCCACGCCGCGGACACCGCGATCTCCTTGGCCGTAAGCACGCTGCACGAGGCCCTGCACGCGGGCTGA
- a CDS encoding 2'-5' RNA ligase family protein produces METVELLPDATTERTVRGVWRRLSDAGLPSQATHRHPTNRPHLTLATADTLVPEVRVRLQDALAVLPVPLRLDGTVRFASRTPVLAWAVRPDEALLHLHEAVWRILCDTPSCGRLNPIHAPERWQPHITLARGHDAARPGTPLFSAAPGEPDDALTGQWVDARTYDSVVRSATPLGQSS; encoded by the coding sequence GTGGAGACTGTCGAGCTGCTGCCCGACGCGACGACCGAGCGGACCGTACGCGGTGTGTGGCGCCGCCTGTCGGATGCCGGTCTGCCCAGCCAGGCCACTCACCGGCACCCGACGAACCGCCCCCACCTCACGCTCGCCACGGCCGACACACTCGTGCCCGAGGTACGCGTCCGGCTCCAGGACGCCCTCGCCGTACTGCCCGTCCCCCTGCGCCTCGACGGGACGGTGCGGTTCGCCAGCCGGACGCCTGTCCTGGCCTGGGCCGTCCGGCCCGACGAAGCCTTGCTCCACCTGCACGAAGCGGTATGGCGCATCCTGTGCGACACCCCGAGCTGCGGACGACTCAATCCGATCCACGCCCCCGAGCGCTGGCAACCGCACATCACCCTCGCCCGTGGCCACGACGCCGCCCGCCCCGGCACTCCGCTGTTCTCCGCGGCGCCCGGCGAACCGGACGACGCCCTGACGGGCCAGTGGGTCGACGCCCGTACGTACGACTCTGTAGTCCGCTCCGCCACCCCGCTGGGGCAGTCTTCCTAA
- a CDS encoding DUF6480 family protein, with product MTDPRVPPQETPPVEGSIAEAHEERADGGMWEHPGVWVWLIVIGAVIVAGFFIARIFAL from the coding sequence ATGACAGATCCGCGCGTGCCACCACAGGAAACGCCCCCGGTTGAAGGCTCAATCGCCGAGGCACATGAGGAACGCGCGGATGGAGGGATGTGGGAACACCCCGGCGTCTGGGTCTGGCTGATCGTCATCGGCGCCGTGATCGTCGCGGGCTTCTTCATCGCCCGCATCTTCGCTCTCTGA
- a CDS encoding alpha/beta fold hydrolase gives MTDSTPTVVLVHGAFADASSFARVVPELLADGLKVLVPAVPNRSLTGDAAYIASVVRAVSGPVVLVGHSYGGAVITVAGVEDNVKALVFVAGYALEEGESLGELQGRFPDSDLASALVYTPFPVEGSDEPGTDVTVEIDKFPAIFAADVDPDLARVLAVSQRPLAGAAFAEAAPVAAWKTKPSWGLVSTSDHTINPDVERFGYERAGMTTTEVDSSHLVMLAHPKKVADLIREAVRSVSA, from the coding sequence ATGACCGACTCCACGCCCACCGTCGTCCTGGTGCACGGCGCCTTCGCCGACGCGTCCAGCTTCGCCCGGGTCGTCCCCGAGCTGCTGGCCGACGGCCTGAAGGTGCTCGTCCCGGCCGTGCCCAACCGCAGCCTGACCGGGGACGCCGCCTACATCGCCTCGGTCGTACGCGCCGTATCCGGCCCCGTCGTCCTGGTGGGGCATTCCTACGGCGGTGCCGTCATCACCGTCGCGGGCGTCGAGGACAACGTGAAGGCCCTTGTCTTCGTGGCCGGTTACGCCCTGGAGGAGGGCGAGAGCCTGGGCGAGCTGCAGGGCCGGTTCCCCGACTCCGACCTCGCCTCGGCCCTGGTGTACACGCCGTTCCCGGTCGAGGGTTCGGACGAGCCCGGCACGGATGTCACCGTCGAGATCGACAAGTTCCCCGCCATCTTCGCCGCCGACGTGGACCCGGACCTGGCCCGGGTGCTCGCCGTCTCCCAGCGTCCGCTGGCAGGTGCGGCCTTCGCCGAGGCGGCCCCGGTCGCGGCCTGGAAGACCAAGCCGTCCTGGGGCCTGGTGTCCACCTCGGACCACACCATCAACCCCGACGTCGAGCGCTTCGGCTACGAGCGCGCCGGCATGACCACGACCGAGGTCGACTCGTCCCACCTGGTCATGCTCGCCCACCCCAAGAAGGTCGCGGACCTCATCCGCGAGGCGGTCCGAAGCGTCTCCGCCTGA